From a single Hevea brasiliensis isolate MT/VB/25A 57/8 unplaced genomic scaffold, ASM3005281v1 Scaf1, whole genome shotgun sequence genomic region:
- the LOC131176303 gene encoding uncharacterized protein LOC131176303 has product MDEALWSFLQSSPETSVPFPWERCFDQTQLLFYRNILNGSMVVDLRSQVNLGGGLFHLSSIWHDLTGRSYDHRPLLVANQYEQGPGFLIGATCCGPLAYLLVPEMVHCCPLCDSYVFYFG; this is encoded by the exons ATGGATGAAGCTCTTTGGTCTTTCCTTCAAAGCAGCCCTGAAACTTCTGTCCCTTTCCCATGGGAGCGGTGCTTTGAT CAGACCCAGTTACTGTTCTATAGAAACATATTAAATGGGTCAATGGTGGTTGATCTAAGGAGCCAGGTGAATCTGGGAGGTGGTCTGTTCCACCTGAGCAGCATTTGGCATGACCTCACAGGCCGCAGCTATGACCATCGTCCTCTCTTAGTCGCAAATCAATATGAGCAAGGCCCTGGCTTTCTGATTGGTGCTACCTGTTGTGGCCCTCTGGCGTATTTGCTTGTGCCAGAAATGGTCCACTGCTGCCCTCTCTGTGATTCTTATGTATTCTATTTCGGTTAA